One Candidatus Saccharibacteria bacterium RAAC3_TM7_1 genomic region harbors:
- a CDS encoding recombinase (RAAC3_TM7_1_894), whose amino-acid sequence MEINQQIRYCLYARKSSEQDERQAMSIDSQIKEMSAMAEREGLQVVARKQESFSAKQSAKRPVFNELLEAIRNDEFNGILTWAPDRLSRNAGDLGSLVDLMDSGKLQQIRTFGQSFSNTPNEKFLLMILCSQAKLENDNRGINVKRGIRAKCEMGWRPCMPPLGYFTRAATGKQRDVIIDEERAPHIVKMFEMCAAGKSGRHIKQFLVENDVRTRKDKMIHLSMVYKILKNPFYYGRFEYPAGSSNWYQGKHIPLISKELFEQVQAQLVVPQKSKWGAKEFPYKQFLKCYSCGSSIVGEEKIKQFKNGNRRRYVYYHCSRQVDYDCKEPFASEAAIVTALTKLSNELISDVLKVEPGLAAAIEKFAKMISLTNDAHIKNNVMAAYIRYVLKDGSLFEKTRLVRNLQTGLALHDRKLVSL is encoded by the coding sequence ATGGAGATCAACCAACAGATACGATACTGCTTGTACGCCCGTAAATCGAGCGAACAAGACGAGCGTCAAGCGATGAGCATAGACTCACAAATAAAAGAAATGTCCGCCATGGCGGAACGAGAGGGTCTGCAAGTGGTTGCGAGGAAGCAAGAAAGCTTCTCGGCAAAACAGTCTGCAAAGCGCCCGGTATTCAATGAGTTACTCGAGGCAATAAGAAACGACGAGTTTAATGGGATACTTACCTGGGCACCTGATCGCTTGTCACGTAATGCCGGCGACCTTGGCTCACTCGTTGACCTTATGGACTCTGGCAAGTTACAGCAGATACGAACTTTCGGACAAAGTTTCAGCAATACACCAAACGAGAAGTTCCTCCTGATGATCTTGTGTTCGCAAGCAAAGCTCGAGAACGACAACCGTGGTATCAACGTTAAGCGAGGTATCCGGGCAAAGTGCGAAATGGGTTGGCGGCCATGCATGCCGCCACTTGGTTACTTCACTCGCGCGGCGACCGGTAAGCAGCGGGACGTAATCATAGACGAAGAGCGAGCGCCTCACATTGTCAAAATGTTTGAAATGTGCGCCGCCGGTAAAAGCGGACGACACATAAAGCAATTCCTTGTCGAGAATGATGTACGCACTCGTAAGGATAAGATGATTCACTTAAGCATGGTCTACAAAATTCTTAAGAACCCGTTCTACTATGGTCGCTTCGAGTATCCTGCTGGTAGCAGTAACTGGTATCAGGGGAAGCATATCCCGCTCATATCTAAAGAATTATTTGAACAAGTGCAAGCGCAATTGGTCGTCCCTCAAAAATCTAAATGGGGAGCTAAGGAGTTCCCTTATAAGCAATTTCTAAAGTGTTATTCTTGTGGATCGAGCATTGTAGGAGAGGAAAAAATCAAGCAATTTAAAAATGGTAATAGGCGTAGATACGTTTATTACCACTGCTCTCGACAGGTTGATTATGATTGTAAAGAGCCCTTTGCTTCTGAGGCGGCGATAGTCACGGCATTAACTAAGCTCAGTAATGAACTCATATCTGATGTATTAAAAGTAGAGCCAGGGTTAGCTGCTGCAATTGAAAAATTTGCAAAAATGATCTCTCTAACTAATGATGCTCATATTAAAAATAATGTAATGGCAGCGTACATTCGATACGTCTTAAAGGATGGTTCGTTATTTGAGAAGACAAGGCTTGTCCGCAATCTGCAAACAGGATTGGCCCTTCATGACAGAAAGTTAGTAAGTCTTTAG
- a CDS encoding hypothetical protein (RAAC3_TM7_1_895) — MSKGANSQAGFNAQNWAALSLFVQYSGYQSFQRIELEQPKLADFVLVFSNKRIICESKKSHVTYAGLRDILDTLPLVNEQDEILIICTSTGPRIKEDLDNAKYYPEVNERLVKKHQFTTRHLELISKVKFWVVDKDMNEDIVRNLVGERFRSWLPDDELDDLISNLLVKNVYDRSAKGGNYTKVEFDNELEARRELLKKKDDYKYSERTARETVNKILEELTNANNSRLQSENRLKAVIADSGLHYFAIQEISKADSLDLAAWHSFWLATFSSYYAREVLRIFEDNVNDEASAKYIVSFIKDNVQKLRFRNMEEYEFKSTADILMKAVDASDELIDDVFDLLKRLYTFSTESPLFIEGGSKARDEWLLGELANGFDRLYSKGNERLKADIVSYIYETFDIVDEDYKYSHKTPFKFFDILRDDLLAKPSSFSYLLEQLADQYSRQYERFKIKYDGWELMGGGTSNFGGDYEVHDRVFIRTIIKPYLKRLPIDKKWKLADKYISLKVSEVSESKPDFMNRAFIPFLLEQYEQGNKKAFRILSEFIKMRKGIPHKAELIFFYVRDSETLSIEQKWTLLNVAIKEFGYPINVFMDQVLWGLLGAKHEQAIETFSNLLANEDYMNRQIMFDTTVIQSIMRLISNDDTFQQGTHLLEGFLHGDYFSKSLDSFHSYDAKDPILNVLKKDYDNGIGILRSLVANKPTENQQRVFGSVLRDMPDDYLDTIYLDIVKPELEIAGNAAKLAAKITNTETRENFVWFAEKLSKKHKFEEAFYIADFFITDPSPEKNSEFDKDVVEGKHNIQISSVRGCIAWILMPVNSVAGRDYTERAFELTKKLCTDESLYVRQLSLLMLEALANNRHTTMPESKDWFMKYSTAKGIEDFAFTMLKDKTNYHYGILQHLARVFNRIRTMNESQALEVIDIFVKHGDKETLKELDTLLLFLAEFRKGAFRNWSKARGGPMPPYNPKLIQDRLKDFLENGSEDHRESLVWHIAKLPEEPIKNNGNFDKFFAISIKYLPFAIKNYNHHVYSHLHIFIKRYIDKKFDDCYKIWRMSLDFERPAIIAESKKDQHPGEYNWWPFHYNGSILAKVREHLGVEQFLKDLEFLIDYPEQASIAYDFDVALAELEKIDTHDDVVKRIYDKLISRNYNFHHSYEKWLNK, encoded by the coding sequence ATGAGTAAAGGTGCGAATAGCCAAGCTGGCTTTAATGCTCAAAACTGGGCAGCTCTTTCTCTGTTTGTGCAATACAGTGGTTACCAGTCTTTTCAACGAATTGAATTGGAGCAGCCAAAGCTAGCGGACTTCGTTCTTGTGTTTAGCAATAAGCGTATAATTTGCGAGTCGAAAAAATCACACGTTACTTATGCTGGGCTTCGCGACATTTTAGATACGCTGCCACTAGTTAATGAACAAGATGAAATTCTAATCATTTGTACGAGCACAGGTCCTCGGATCAAAGAGGATCTTGATAATGCAAAGTATTATCCTGAAGTAAATGAGCGGTTAGTTAAAAAGCACCAGTTCACCACTAGACATCTAGAATTAATATCTAAAGTGAAATTTTGGGTCGTAGATAAAGATATGAATGAAGATATTGTCAGAAATCTGGTTGGTGAAAGATTTAGATCTTGGTTACCCGACGATGAACTTGACGATCTTATAAGTAACCTTTTAGTGAAGAATGTTTATGATAGATCTGCAAAAGGTGGGAATTACACCAAAGTTGAATTTGATAATGAGCTAGAAGCCCGAAGAGAATTGCTAAAAAAGAAAGACGATTATAAATACAGCGAGCGTACAGCAAGAGAAACGGTCAATAAGATACTTGAGGAGCTAACAAATGCAAATAACTCAAGGCTTCAATCCGAAAATAGACTGAAAGCGGTTATTGCTGATTCGGGTCTTCATTACTTTGCCATACAAGAAATCTCTAAGGCCGATAGCCTAGATCTCGCTGCTTGGCATAGTTTCTGGCTAGCTACTTTCAGCTCTTACTACGCAAGAGAAGTGTTGAGAATATTTGAAGATAATGTAAACGATGAAGCTTCGGCAAAATACATAGTTAGCTTCATAAAAGACAATGTTCAAAAGCTTCGTTTTAGAAATATGGAAGAGTATGAGTTTAAGTCTACGGCTGATATTCTAATGAAAGCCGTCGATGCTTCCGATGAACTCATTGACGATGTCTTTGACTTGTTAAAACGACTTTATACATTCTCAACGGAAAGCCCCTTATTCATTGAAGGTGGCTCTAAGGCTCGTGATGAGTGGCTTTTAGGTGAGCTCGCCAATGGGTTCGATAGACTATACTCAAAAGGAAACGAACGCTTGAAGGCAGACATAGTTAGCTATATATATGAGACCTTTGACATTGTCGATGAAGATTATAAATATTCACATAAAACACCCTTCAAGTTCTTCGACATTCTACGAGATGACCTGCTAGCTAAACCAAGCAGTTTTAGTTATTTACTTGAACAACTTGCAGATCAATACAGCCGGCAATATGAGAGGTTCAAGATCAAATATGATGGCTGGGAATTGATGGGAGGCGGTACGTCAAACTTCGGAGGGGATTATGAGGTTCACGACAGAGTCTTTATAAGAACAATTATCAAGCCCTATCTTAAAAGGTTGCCTATTGATAAAAAATGGAAGCTTGCTGATAAATATATATCTCTTAAAGTCAGCGAAGTGAGCGAGTCTAAACCCGACTTTATGAATAGGGCGTTTATTCCATTCTTACTTGAACAATATGAACAAGGCAATAAAAAAGCTTTTAGAATATTGTCTGAATTCATAAAGATGAGGAAAGGCATACCTCACAAAGCCGAGCTCATTTTCTTTTATGTTAGAGACTCCGAGACACTGAGCATCGAACAAAAATGGACTTTATTGAATGTTGCGATTAAAGAGTTTGGCTATCCAATTAACGTATTTATGGATCAGGTTCTTTGGGGGCTCTTGGGGGCAAAACACGAGCAGGCCATAGAGACATTCTCTAATCTTTTAGCGAATGAGGACTATATGAATCGGCAAATTATGTTTGATACAACCGTAATTCAATCCATTATGCGTCTCATTAGCAACGACGACACTTTCCAGCAGGGTACTCACCTTTTAGAGGGATTTCTTCACGGTGATTACTTCTCTAAGTCGCTTGACTCATTCCATTCGTATGACGCCAAAGATCCAATCCTCAATGTTTTAAAGAAAGATTACGACAATGGTATAGGTATACTGCGTTCACTAGTTGCCAATAAGCCGACCGAGAATCAGCAGAGAGTTTTTGGTTCAGTTTTAAGAGATATGCCTGACGACTATCTCGACACTATTTACTTAGATATTGTTAAGCCTGAACTAGAGATTGCAGGTAATGCTGCAAAACTTGCCGCAAAAATTACAAATACTGAAACACGGGAGAACTTCGTTTGGTTTGCCGAGAAGCTTTCAAAAAAGCACAAATTTGAAGAAGCTTTCTATATAGCAGACTTCTTTATCACCGATCCAAGCCCTGAGAAAAATAGCGAGTTTGATAAGGACGTTGTTGAAGGAAAGCATAATATCCAAATCAGTAGTGTGCGTGGATGTATTGCTTGGATACTAATGCCCGTTAATTCCGTTGCAGGGCGAGATTATACGGAGCGTGCATTTGAACTCACAAAAAAGCTCTGTACAGACGAGAGTTTGTATGTTCGACAACTATCACTACTAATGCTTGAAGCACTTGCTAACAATCGCCACACGACTATGCCTGAAAGTAAGGATTGGTTTATGAAATATTCTACGGCCAAAGGGATAGAAGACTTTGCTTTCACTATGTTGAAAGATAAGACAAATTATCATTATGGGATTTTGCAACACTTAGCACGAGTCTTCAATAGAATCAGAACCATGAATGAGTCTCAGGCACTCGAAGTCATTGATATATTCGTAAAGCACGGCGATAAAGAAACACTAAAAGAGCTTGATACATTACTCCTGTTCCTTGCAGAATTCAGAAAGGGTGCGTTTAGGAATTGGTCAAAGGCACGTGGCGGACCAATGCCCCCATATAACCCAAAACTAATTCAAGATAGGTTAAAAGATTTCCTAGAAAATGGCTCAGAAGATCACAGAGAATCTTTGGTTTGGCACATCGCAAAACTGCCCGAAGAACCAATTAAAAACAATGGCAATTTTGATAAGTTCTTCGCTATAAGTATAAAATACCTCCCCTTTGCTATTAAGAACTATAACCATCATGTTTATAGTCATCTTCATATATTTATTAAGCGTTATATCGATAAAAAGTTTGATGATTGTTACAAGATTTGGAGAATGAGTCTAGATTTCGAAAGACCGGCCATAATCGCAGAGTCAAAAAAGGACCAGCACCCGGGCGAATATAATTGGTGGCCTTTTCACTACAACGGCTCTATTCTTGCAAAAGTCCGAGAACATCTTGGTGTTGAGCAGTTCTTAAAAGATCTCGAGTTTCTTATCGATTATCCCGAACAAGCTTCGATAGCGTATGACTTCGACGTAGCACTAGCCGAACTTGAAAAAATAGATACCCACGATGATGTAGTAAAGCGCATATATGACAAACTTATATCCCGAAATTACAATTTTCACCACAGTTACGAGAAGTGGCTTAATAAGTAA
- a CDS encoding hypothetical protein (RAAC3_TM7_1_896), protein MACLLFLKELREGTIRELYTDFPIEENQLSLDILIRVGSGDTIKERVYEVKTGESFKNDSTSSGKKKGQSSEVRDVILAFLEYSKQSPDFDGFISFSNGLGVGINNYIGPANRLRLGITMTAPVRAAADELKTKLDIKALNTQRDIHKFFKRVKFDEQPYDNGHTWSTLDEHIRSELIEIAKTLEVDDHVHELPYEYLASKLLYIVQKHTGSGNDITKELLGEIMSFMYLRKLLDNHTVSGVPEQIKGEAKQYVKTEMISKFKVETLLPAEEDQTSSIGVTATGVGGTIE, encoded by the coding sequence ATGGCTTGTCTTTTATTTTTGAAAGAATTACGAGAAGGAACAATCCGTGAACTTTATACTGACTTTCCTATCGAAGAGAATCAGCTCTCGCTAGACATCTTAATAAGAGTGGGATCAGGAGATACGATAAAAGAAAGAGTGTACGAGGTTAAAACCGGCGAATCATTTAAAAATGACTCAACTAGCTCAGGTAAGAAGAAGGGCCAATCTTCTGAAGTTAGGGATGTAATTTTGGCATTTCTAGAGTACTCCAAGCAATCACCAGATTTTGACGGTTTCATAAGCTTTAGTAACGGATTGGGAGTCGGTATTAATAACTATATTGGCCCAGCTAATAGGCTCAGATTAGGTATCACAATGACCGCACCTGTTCGAGCGGCAGCAGATGAACTTAAAACGAAGCTGGACATAAAGGCTTTAAACACACAAAGGGATATTCATAAATTCTTTAAGAGAGTTAAGTTCGATGAACAGCCATATGACAATGGCCATACATGGAGTACCCTTGATGAGCATATACGATCCGAATTAATAGAAATCGCGAAAACACTTGAAGTTGATGATCACGTGCACGAACTACCATATGAATATCTTGCTTCTAAATTACTCTACATAGTTCAAAAACATACTGGTTCTGGGAATGATATTACAAAAGAACTTTTAGGTGAAATTATGAGTTTTATGTACCTACGCAAGCTACTTGATAATCACACGGTGTCGGGTGTGCCGGAGCAAATTAAGGGCGAAGCAAAGCAATACGTAAAGACTGAGATGATCAGTAAGTTTAAAGTGGAGACACTCCTACCCGCAGAGGAAGATCAGACGAGTAGTATTGGCGTAACAGCTACTGGTGTAGGGGGAACTATAGAATGA